One region of Cucurbita pepo subsp. pepo cultivar mu-cu-16 chromosome LG03, ASM280686v2, whole genome shotgun sequence genomic DNA includes:
- the LOC111791684 gene encoding uncharacterized protein LOC111791684: MAISDLSPLSFVLLLLVTVVVVEARDNNRVFSPCIDTTVEKSDGFTLGLAFATEQKFVFNKTLKLSPCDSRLALTNGNALISVFRPKVDEISLLTVNTTPSVSSFNPSSNGYMVAFAGRKYAARSPPIFVSDGQHIVTSFTLVLEFEKGRLQNLFWKRDGCARCSNNHTFVCINNQDCAIRTNNCKNSGPVDCSLAIQLAFSGTDKHLSVFNSWYEVSKLRQYSLVDLYSNLKDSLTSQYNKIFQ; this comes from the exons ATGGCGATTTCCGATCTATCACCGTTGTCCTTCGTGCTGCTTCTGTTGGTGACGGTGGTGGTTGTCGAAGCTAGGGACAACAACCGAGTTTTCTCACCTTGTATTGACACGACTGTTGAGAAGTCCGACGGGTTCACCTTAGGGCTTGCTTTTGCGACGGAGCAGAAGTTCGTCTTCAATAAAACATTGAAGTTGTCTCCTTGTGACAGCAGGCTCGCTCTTACGAATGGAAATGCTCTGATCTCTGTGTTTAGACCTAAGGTTGATGAGATCTCCCTCCTCACCGTCAACACTACTCCTTCTGTGTCCTCCTTCAATCCG TCTTCAAATGGCTATATGGTTGCATTTGCTGGTCGGAAATATGCTGCAAGGTCCCCTCCAATTTTTGTCTCTGATGGACAACATATCGTAACCAGCTTTACTCTG GTGCTCGAGTTTGAGAAAGGCAGGCTGCAAAACTTGTTCTGGAAAAGGGATGGTTGTGCTCGATGTTCAAACAACCATACCTTTGTTTGCATCAACAATCAGGATTGTGCAATCAGAACAAACAACTGCAAAAATAGTGGTCCTGTCGATTGCAGTCTTGCGATACAGTTAGCGTTCTCTGGCACGGATAAGCACCTTTCTGTCTTCAACTCTTGGTATGAAGTGTCGAAACTTCGGCAATACTCACTCGTCGATCTGTATTCGAACCTCAAAGATTCTCTCACAAGTCAGTATAACAAGATCTTCCAATAA
- the LOC111791685 gene encoding RING-H2 finger protein ATL70 — protein MNNSTGSGGSDASGNVGTFPYIVGISVGVLFLLTTVTIATYLCTRTTVPQPNRRRRPGERRDVIVDFGPGLEDEAINEYPKILYSEKKLEGKMESAAASGCSICLGDYKNEDVLRLLPDCGHMFHSGCIDPWLRLNPSCPVCRTSPVPTPLSTPLAEVVPLANGRS, from the coding sequence ATGAACAACTCCACAGGCTCCGGCGGATCAGATGCCTCCGGCAACGTCGGCACTTTCCCCTACATAGTCGGAATTTCAGTCGgagttcttttccttctcacAACCGTAACAATCGCTACCTATTTATGCACCAGAACCACCGTTCCGCAGCCGAATCGCCGTCGTCGGCCAGGGGAACGGCGCGATGTCATCGTCGATTTTGGACCGGGGCTCGAAGATGAGGCCATTAATGAATATCCGAAGATTCTGTACTCGGAAAAGAAATTGGAGGGAAAAATGGAGTCCGCCGCTGCGAGTGGTTGTTCGATTTGTTTGGGGGACTATAAAAACGAGGATGTTCTACGGTTGTTGCCGGATTGTGGTCATATGTTTCACAGCGGCTGTATCGATCCGTGGTTAAGGCTGAACCCTAGCTGCCCTGTTTGCAGAACTTCGCCGGTCCCGACGCCGCTTTCCACCCCTCTGGCGGAGGTGGTTCCGTTGGCCAACGGAAGGAGTTGA
- the LOC111791686 gene encoding uncharacterized protein LOC111791686, translating to MELTSLMKLIFTLLLWLCFVLQFSFATRVQLCDETAKYDIMVKGVQISPSPIVRGRPINMTFNLIIGKPIIAGKMVVDIAYFGWHMYRDSHDICVETSCPYSFGDFALAPLQTPLAFFLPGSYHMQITVVDGDDNKLACFGFDYELVIASLFGDS from the exons ATGGAACTCACTTCTCTGATGAAGCTGATTTTCACATTGCTTCTCTGGTTGTGTTTCGTTTTACAATTCTCCTTCGCCACTCGAGTCCAACTCTGCG ATGAGACAGCTAAGTATGATATCATGGTGAAAGGAGTTCAGATATCTCCCAGCCCCATAGTTAGGGGTCGCCCAATAAATATGACCTTCAATCTAATTATAG GTAAGCCAATCATTGCAGGAAAAATGGTCGTTGACATTGCATATTTTGGGTGGCACATGTATAGGGACAGCCACGACATTTGTGTTGAGACGTCCTGCCCTTACTCGTTTGGTGATTTTGCACTCGCTCCATTGCAAACGCCTCTGGCATTCTTTTTACCA GGTTCATATCATATGCAGATAACCGTTGTTGATGGAGATGATaacaaacttgcatgctttgGCTTTGATTATGAATTGGTGATTGCATCACTATTTGGAGATAGCTAA
- the LOC111791683 gene encoding uncharacterized protein At3g28850, whose protein sequence is MKGRLLKKMKFFPSINSLKQDHSLLSGPPENPCSQICETPPVVECSIISQHFRDPSELEISVSDRNHPDPFIRSEEILATKHDLEAPCLSDMTTMETNGGLQVKVDNHQEHSSLLDFEERCPPGGSKSIIFYSTSLGCIRKTFEECNGIRFLLESFKVLFFERDVSKHLEFREELWEVLGSRVIPPRLFIKGRYIGGADEVVGLHEQGKLRKLLEGIPLDLANSSCSCCANTRFLVCPCCNGSRKVLKEDNDDNNSCYNRCTDCNENGLAKCPFCC, encoded by the coding sequence atgaaaggaaggctgctgaagaagatgaagttctttccTTCCATTAACTCTTTAAAACAAGACCACTCTCTTCTGTCAGGCCCCCCTGAAAACCCTTGTAGCCAAATATGTGAAACCCCACCAGTAGTAGAATGTAGCATCATATCCCAACATTTTAGAGATCCAAGTGAACTCGAAATTAGTGTCAGCGACCGAAACCATCCCGATCCCTTCATAAGGTCCGAAGAAATATTGGCTACCAAACATGATTTAGAGGCTCCATGCTTATCAGACATGACTACCATGGAAACAAATGGTGGGCTCCAAGTGAAAGTGGACAATCATCAAGAACATTCATCTTTATTAGACTTCGAAGAAAGGTGCCCACCAGGAGGAAGCAAATCCATTATATTCTACTCGACAAGCTTGGGATGTATTAGGAAAACATTTGAAGAATGCAATGGTATTCGGTTCCTACTCGAAAGCTTCAAAGTGTTGTTCTTCGAGAGAGATGTATCGAAGCACTTGGAATTCAGGGAGGAGCTATGGGAAGTCTTGGGGAGCAGGGTGATCCCCCCGCGGCTTTTTATTAAGGGAAGGTACATTGGAGGAGCGGATGAAGTGGTAGGCCTGCATGAGCAAGGAAAACTAAGGAAACTGCTGGAAGGCATACCACTGGACTTGGCAAATTCATCTTGCTCTTGCTGTGCAAACACCAGGTTTCTGGTGTGCCCATGCTGCAATGGCAGTCGCAAGGTTCTTAAAGAAGACAACGACGACAACAACTCGTGTTATAATAGATGCACTGATTGCAATGAGAATGGGTTAGCCAAATGCCCCTTTTGCTGCTGA